From one Candidatus Thioglobus sp. NP1 genomic stretch:
- a CDS encoding copper homeostasis protein CutC, producing the protein MKKKLEVCIDNSNGIEACVIGKVDRIELCSSLTEGGLTPSVEFMREASLLKIPVRVMIRPKSDSFHYSSSDIQSMCNDIDIVRSFGFEGVVFGATKNDDRLDQLSLKILCDHATGLKKTLHRAIDSISDPIGAVDLAVDLGFDFILSSGGAENAEKGLSVLKEMNKRANGNIEIMPGSGVNISNAKKIAFEGGFKWFHSSCSSQIQNNSKQEQKETYSTYTDSKKIISLRNAIN; encoded by the coding sequence ATGAAAAAAAAACTAGAGGTCTGTATTGATAATTCAAATGGAATTGAGGCTTGTGTTATTGGTAAAGTTGATCGTATAGAGCTCTGCAGTTCATTAACAGAAGGCGGGCTTACACCTTCAGTTGAGTTTATGCGAGAGGCATCATTACTTAAGATACCTGTTCGTGTGATGATTCGCCCTAAAAGTGACAGTTTTCATTACTCTTCATCAGATATACAAAGTATGTGTAATGATATAGATATTGTTCGTTCTTTTGGTTTTGAAGGCGTAGTTTTTGGAGCAACTAAAAATGATGACAGGCTTGATCAATTATCTTTAAAAATACTTTGTGATCATGCAACTGGCCTTAAGAAAACTCTTCATAGGGCAATAGATTCAATTTCTGATCCAATAGGTGCAGTTGATTTAGCAGTAGATTTAGGATTTGATTTTATTTTATCTTCAGGGGGAGCTGAAAATGCTGAAAAAGGATTAAGTGTTCTCAAAGAGATGAATAAGAGAGCAAATGGAAATATTGAGATAATGCCTGGTTCTGGAGTAAATATTTCTAATGCTAAAAAAATTGCTTTTGAGGGTGGTTTTAAATGGTTTCACTCTTCATGTTCTAGTCAAATCCAAAATAATTCTAAGCAAGAGCAAAAAGAAACTTATTCAACTTACACTGACTCAAAAAAAATTATTAGCTTAAGAAATGCAATTAATTAA
- the ccmE gene encoding cytochrome c maturation protein CcmE — protein MTKRQNRMILVALIVLGISLAGYLGVKAFSENLLYFYTPSDIKDGKAPIGKSFRIGGLVKTDSFERNGMRATFVVTDNSESIKVIYDGILPDLFREGQGVVATGSVTCPRKGWTCKNIFNATEVLAKHDENYMPPEVAEALQYTTPKE, from the coding sequence ATGACTAAAAGACAGAATCGAATGATTTTGGTTGCACTAATTGTTCTAGGAATTTCCTTAGCGGGTTATTTAGGTGTCAAGGCCTTTAGTGAAAACTTACTTTATTTTTATACGCCAAGTGATATTAAGGATGGTAAGGCCCCAATTGGTAAAAGTTTTAGAATTGGTGGACTTGTTAAGACTGATAGTTTTGAAAGAAATGGAATGAGGGCAACTTTTGTGGTGACAGATAATAGTGAATCTATAAAAGTTATTTATGATGGAATATTGCCAGACCTTTTTAGAGAGGGGCAGGGTGTCGTGGCAACAGGCTCAGTAACTTGCCCTAGAAAAGGTTGGACTTGTAAAAATATTTTTAATGCAACTGAAGTCTTAGCTAAGCATGATGAAAATTATATGCCTCCAGAAGTAGCAGAAGCACTTCAATACACAACCCCTAAAGAATGA
- a CDS encoding biosynthetic peptidoglycan transglycosylase: protein MIKNEFSKEIKQNQNVIQIQYSIDDYPKELINMLLLVEDQSFFNHNGVDFKEILRVLYGYLFDDKELRGASTITQQLIKNTLLSREKAFSRKTNEAMMSILMELSYDKKFILERYMNTVYLAQKGSKAFHGFASGSLYYFEKDIKLLNLKEMATLVALLKGPSYYNPISSPERLNKRVEMILLMHKNYTKIVQ, encoded by the coding sequence TTGATTAAAAATGAATTCTCTAAAGAAATTAAACAAAATCAAAATGTAATTCAAATTCAATATTCAATTGATGATTATCCGAAAGAGTTAATTAATATGCTTTTGCTTGTTGAGGACCAATCTTTCTTTAATCACAATGGGGTTGACTTCAAGGAAATTTTAAGAGTTCTATATGGCTATTTATTTGATGATAAAGAGTTAAGGGGGGCAAGTACTATTACGCAACAACTCATAAAAAATACTTTACTCTCGAGGGAAAAGGCATTTTCCAGAAAGACTAATGAGGCTATGATGTCAATACTGATGGAGTTATCTTACGATAAAAAATTTATACTAGAAAGATATATGAATACGGTATATTTAGCTCAAAAAGGTTCTAAAGCTTTCCACGGTTTTGCTAGTGGAAGTCTTTACTATTTTGAAAAAGATATTAAGCTTTTAAATTTAAAAGAAATGGCCACGCTTGTTGCATTACTTAAGGGTCCATCATATTACAATCCAATAAGTTCGCCTGAGAGACTAAACAAGCGTGTAGAAATGATTTTATTGATGCATAAAAACTATACAAAAATTGTTCAATGA
- a CDS encoding heme ABC transporter permease: protein MWKWIQRQASPKIFYQTCVNLRPWFLWPFLILLVIGLYWSLIISPEDYQQGDGYRIIYIHVPSAILSMMVYAVMAISGGIGLIWQIKMAEVVAKVSAPIGAAFTIIALSSGAIWGKPMWGAWWVWDARLTSELILLFLYLAYMSLNSAFDDPRKAAKSSSILAIVGLVNLPIIHYSVKWWNTLHQGYSVGTGGLKDPDMLIALALMFAASIFLYAALVVIKAKTEVLIREQNSRWVKEIVEGDMP, encoded by the coding sequence ATGTGGAAATGGATTCAAAGACAAGCCTCTCCTAAGATATTTTATCAAACCTGTGTCAATCTTAGACCTTGGTTCTTGTGGCCATTTTTAATTTTATTAGTTATTGGACTTTATTGGTCTTTAATCATTTCACCTGAAGATTACCAACAAGGAGATGGCTATAGAATTATTTATATCCATGTCCCAAGTGCGATTCTTTCTATGATGGTTTATGCAGTCATGGCTATTTCAGGCGGAATTGGGTTAATTTGGCAAATTAAAATGGCTGAAGTTGTGGCAAAAGTTTCTGCTCCTATTGGTGCTGCCTTTACAATTATTGCCTTATCATCTGGAGCAATTTGGGGTAAGCCGATGTGGGGGGCATGGTGGGTTTGGGATGCAAGACTGACCTCAGAACTAATTTTATTATTTTTGTATTTGGCATACATGTCGCTTAATAGTGCATTTGATGATCCACGCAAAGCAGCAAAGTCGAGTTCAATTTTGGCTATTGTTGGTCTGGTAAACTTGCCAATTATTCATTACTCCGTTAAATGGTGGAATACTCTTCACCAGGGCTATTCTGTTGGAACAGGTGGCTTGAAAGATCCTGATATGTTAATTGCGCTTGCGCTAATGTTTGCTGCGTCTATTTTTCTATATGCAGCCCTTGTCGTCATTAAGGCAAAAACTGAGGTTTTGATTCGTGAGCAAAATTCCAGATGGGTTAAAGAAATAGTTGAAGGAGATATGCCATGA
- a CDS encoding DsbE family thiol:disulfide interchange protein has product MKKIIPLFLFIIVVGFLFFSLSSNPSKLPSPLLGKSFPSIEGKDFYSDKSIKFASLFDNKMSIVNVWASWCLTCRKEHQMIMNIAKNTDLQLIGINYKDTQKDGAKYLEIMGNPFDKIIFDPDGKIGMDLGVYATPETFLIDKDGVILYKHIGEINQKVWEENFEIYLNKIES; this is encoded by the coding sequence ATGAAAAAAATAATACCTTTATTTTTATTTATCATAGTTGTAGGCTTTCTATTTTTTAGCCTGAGCTCTAATCCTAGCAAACTACCATCCCCACTTTTAGGGAAATCATTTCCAAGTATAGAAGGGAAGGACTTTTATTCTGATAAGTCAATAAAGTTTGCAAGTTTGTTTGATAATAAAATGAGCATAGTAAATGTATGGGCCTCATGGTGTTTGACCTGTCGAAAAGAGCACCAAATGATTATGAATATTGCAAAAAATACTGATCTTCAATTAATAGGAATCAACTATAAAGATACTCAAAAAGATGGAGCAAAGTACCTAGAAATTATGGGTAATCCATTTGATAAAATCATCTTTGATCCTGATGGAAAAATTGGTATGGATTTAGGAGTCTATGCAACCCCTGAAACTTTTTTGATTGATAAAGATGGAGTCATCTTATATAAGCATATTGGAGAAATTAATCAGAAAGTATGGGAAGAAAATTTTGAAATCTATCTCAATAAAATAGAAAGTTAA
- a CDS encoding HU family DNA-binding protein, whose amino-acid sequence MNKSDLVSAIADSSGLSKADAARALDAATGAISGELAKGGSVAITGFGSFLVRARAARSGRNPQTGATIQIKASNAPAFKAGKLLKESVN is encoded by the coding sequence ATGAATAAATCAGATTTAGTTTCAGCAATAGCTGATAGCTCAGGTCTTTCAAAAGCTGATGCTGCTCGTGCTTTAGATGCTGCAACTGGTGCAATTTCAGGAGAGCTTGCAAAAGGGGGGTCTGTTGCCATTACAGGTTTTGGTAGTTTCTTGGTTAGAGCTCGTGCAGCTCGAAGTGGTCGCAACCCACAAACTGGTGCTACTATTCAAATTAAAGCTTCAAATGCGCCAGCTTTTAAAGCAGGTAAATTATTGAAGGAATCTGTCAACTAG
- the tsaB gene encoding tRNA (adenosine(37)-N6)-threonylcarbamoyltransferase complex dimerization subunit type 1 TsaB, protein MKILAIDTCTEVASVTLFSSEVKVTRVLTDIPKSSGHILKLCDEVFNEVKEDLRNIDLISYTKGPGAFTGVRMCIGVVQGLSLSCEIPTLGFSSLELLGFRASKLLKKDKIALALDARMGEVYWAIYEKGIISGMKICKPEEVDNLDSSFIGVGSGWKVYNEKLTLASQVSQTVLNIHLESGDLIDMSMTALKSGEKGTFELPKPIYLRNNVAKKSLK, encoded by the coding sequence ATGAAAATTCTTGCTATAGATACATGTACTGAGGTTGCATCTGTTACTTTATTTTCTTCAGAAGTTAAAGTAACTAGAGTATTAACTGATATACCAAAAAGCTCAGGACATATCCTTAAGCTTTGTGATGAGGTTTTTAATGAAGTTAAAGAGGATTTAAGAAATATCGACTTAATCTCATATACAAAGGGTCCTGGCGCATTTACTGGTGTTCGTATGTGTATTGGCGTTGTTCAGGGGTTGTCTCTTTCTTGTGAAATCCCCACTCTGGGTTTCTCCTCCCTAGAGCTCTTAGGGTTTAGAGCTTCTAAATTATTAAAAAAAGATAAAATTGCTCTAGCTTTAGACGCCAGAATGGGAGAGGTTTATTGGGCAATCTATGAAAAAGGAATAATAAGTGGAATGAAAATTTGCAAACCAGAAGAAGTTGATAATCTGGATAGCAGTTTTATAGGCGTTGGAAGTGGCTGGAAGGTCTATAATGAAAAACTTACTCTTGCTTCCCAAGTGTCTCAGACTGTTCTAAATATTCATCTTGAATCTGGAGATTTAATAGACATGTCAATGACAGCTCTTAAGTCTGGAGAAAAAGGAACATTTGAGCTACCAAAACCTATATATTTACGAAACAATGTCGCTAAAAAGTCATTAAAATAA
- the ccmD gene encoding heme exporter protein CcmD, which yields MTLVEYFSFLPYGKYAFYVWFAYGVAFITVLTLFINAKRNHKKTILKLKNKYLRSND from the coding sequence ATGACTTTAGTTGAATATTTTTCTTTTCTACCTTATGGTAAGTATGCTTTTTATGTTTGGTTCGCTTATGGTGTAGCTTTCATCACTGTTCTAACTCTTTTTATAAATGCTAAGAGAAACCATAAAAAAACCATTTTAAAATTAAAAAATAAGTACTTGAGAAGTAATGACTAA